The genome window ACAGCCATCATGAATATAGGGTGCAGTTCGATATCCCGAAGCACAATATCAGCGATCTCATATGCAGCATCCGAGATGAACTCAGAGGCATTGGCCAGGTGGAGCAGGCCCCTTAGAATGTCAACGTCCTCCACATGCCTGGCACTCTCAAGTACCCAGTGCTGGAGTTCGTATTTCATTTGGTCCATCTCTTCTTCCAGTATTTCTACCTCATTAGCAAGGTCCTTATTATAGAATAAAACAGCAGAATATGCAAGCCCCACAGAAAGTTCAGACTTGTTCTTCATCTCCACAACAATGTCCACTGCCCTTTCAAGGTCTTCAATAGGTTCAGTGGGTTTATATTCACGCTTTACAAAGGGTTTACCTGTAACAAATTCTGTAAAAATTGGCAGTCCTTCATCATGACCCCTTGCAAACAGTATGTCACCGTCCAGGATCGTCGTGTCCTTTTCCACATCATATATCCAGGAAGAACCCTGGCGTATGGCTATCACACCCATCCCTGTTTCTGTCTCAAGTTTCAGTTCACCCAGTGTCTTTCCGATCACAGGGCTGTCCGGTTCGATAGTTACTCTTGTAACCGTTTCCTCGGCTTCCCTTATATCAGCCTTCAGTTCAGTGGGAATACCCATCTTAAGCCGTACAATATTGGCAATATCACCTGCGGCATTGGCAATGTTCTCTGCTGCTGATGCGGCTTTCAACACGCCGGAAAGCTGGTGTGCTTCATCTATACGGCGGGCGGCCTGCATGGCAGTGATCTTCATATGGTATTCAAGAGTATCCATCTTCTCTTCCAGACGGATCACTTCTTCTGCTATATCCTCATCATCATAGATAACAGCAGAATAAGCCAAATCCAGCATCAGTTCAGAAGTATCTTTCATTCCCACAAGCAGTTCTTTCATGTTCTGGGAACAATGTTTGATCTTCGTTGGCATAATAAATCTACCTAAACAGCAGTCTATTTATGTTAACGATACATAAAACCACCGATGAGGGATAAATGTTGCAAGATTTTGAGGAAGAGACTATAAATGAAATATCATTTGCACAATCTCTCAGATATCATATCACTCCCTCCACACTAAAGGAGGGTTTTTCAGGTCTTTTACTCATGAGTCTCATGAGCCTGGCAGCAGGGATGGTACTGGGCAAGATGACAGGAATGCTGGAATCGCTGCCCGGCCTGATACTTCTGATTACACCTGCCATAGGTATGAGGGGAAATATATTCGGGGCCATGGGGTCACGGCTTGGTACGGCGCTGCATACAGGTATGTTCAGCACATCTCTAAAACCTTACAGCATCCTGAGCCAGAATATCTATGCCTCAATAATCAATACCACTTTAATCTCCTTTGCACTGGGTGTCATGGCATGGGGTTTTGCCCTCCTGCTGAAAATAGAAAGTATCGGCCTGGTAGAGTTCGTGCTGATCTCCATGATAGGTGGGATCATCTCAAGTTTTTTCGTACTCCTTATCACGGTGGGAGTTGCGGTGACCGGCCATAAGCGGGGCTGGGATATCGATAATATGAGTGCGCCAATAATTACGGCAGCAGGGGATATGGTGACCCTTCCGGCACTGTTCCTGGCCGTGATATTGATAGGCAGTAATTCTTCAGGATACCATACTATCCTGTTCATACTGTTCGGCGTACTGGCCGCTGCGTGCCTGTTGTTGACAATAAGGTCAGGCTTTGACATCATGCGGGGTATAATCTACGAAAGTATCCCCATGCTGCTGATTGCCGGGTTCATGAGCACTCTTGCCGGATTGATAATAAATTCAAGACTTGAGGGCTTCCTGATGCTGCCTGCCCTGCTTGTGATGGTACCCCTGTTTTTGGAGGATAATAATGCACTTGGAGGGATACTTACATCCAGGCTGTCCTCGATGCTGCATACTGGTATGTTCGATCCTGGTATCTTTCCTGGCAAACAGATAATTCCCAACTTC of ANME-2 cluster archaeon contains these proteins:
- a CDS encoding potassium channel protein; its protein translation is MMPTKIKHCSQNMKELLVGMKDTSELMLDLAYSAVIYDDEDIAEEVIRLEEKMDTLEYHMKITAMQAARRIDEAHQLSGVLKAASAAENIANAAGDIANIVRLKMGIPTELKADIREAEETVTRVTIEPDSPVIGKTLGELKLETETGMGVIAIRQGSSWIYDVEKDTTILDGDILFARGHDEGLPIFTEFVTGKPFVKREYKPTEPIEDLERAVDIVVEMKNKSELSVGLAYSAVLFYNKDLANEVEILEEEMDQMKYELQHWVLESARHVEDVDILRGLLHLANASEFISDAAYEIADIVLRDIELHPIFMMAVRESDEVMTKINVADCSPIVNMTLGELKLETETGMHVMAIKRGSRWIYRPGSRTKIKGDDILIARGSHDCETQLFEMTACHVEPSE
- a CDS encoding divalent cation transporter translates to MLQDFEEETINEISFAQSLRYHITPSTLKEGFSGLLLMSLMSLAAGMVLGKMTGMLESLPGLILLITPAIGMRGNIFGAMGSRLGTALHTGMFSTSLKPYSILSQNIYASIINTTLISFALGVMAWGFALLLKIESIGLVEFVLISMIGGIISSFFVLLITVGVAVTGHKRGWDIDNMSAPIITAAGDMVTLPALFLAVILIGSNSSGYHTILFILFGVLAAACLLLTIRSGFDIMRGIIYESIPMLLIAGFMSTLAGLIINSRLEGFLMLPALLVMVPLFLEDNNALGGILTSRLSSMLHTGMFDPGIFPGKQIIPNFLLIYIYSLVVFPLVGVSAYAASILIGIDSPDLVSMIFISTSAGLIAVTIVNLVGYYVAITAHKLRLDPDNHSIPMMSSIVDASGAMCLVAVLMLVGMV